Genomic DNA from Perca fluviatilis chromosome 12, GENO_Pfluv_1.0, whole genome shotgun sequence:
CTGAAACATTAGATAAGTTTGTTAAGTGATGCTCTTTGAGCTGCATGTTTGTAtcaaatgtgctatataaataaagtggagtTGAGTAGTCCTGCAATTAGACTGCTCGTGTTTACTTAAAAGATTCAGACTGATTCAGGAATGTCTTTTTGTGATCACAGTGTTATGGACAAACCTCCTGCCCAGGTCAGTACAGTATCTCTGACTTGTTGCTCTGATTGTATTTGACTTGTTTGTTTATATAATGTTATGTAGGGGTTTgtattgtggtgtgtgtgtgtgtgtgtgtgtgtgtgtgtgtgtgtgtgtgtgtgtgtgtgtgtgtgtgtgtgtgtgtgtcagagatggcaaaagtactcacttcccgtacttaagtagaagtacagatacttgtgttaaaaaatactctggtaaaagtagaagtactgatttaacttctttacttaagtaaaagtaacaaagtacaggctttgaaatgtacttaaagtataaaagtaaaagtagccttgcgaatgacaaccactttttatgcaaagctacctggaccacacaaatgttactagagtgcaagatgagaaacttcagtggacataaaaaccaggctctttatatgccattgtctacattttaaatggatgtctgccaaacatcacatatatgattattgtgagtagcaagatatgaattcaattgtgattctgtgagaattcacagatccagtttctcttttttaatcgtccccttaaaggaatctacatgtatgtgcgtgtgctcaaatatagaaagaaaataaaggatacaatatgaattactaaacatagattaattaagaagttccccatacttttagagttacacagcacattggccaggagtcatacttgatgcctcctagcctatctcaaacatctctctcagataaggccagggatgattgggaatgtcttgctgcttgtctgcctaatctctgggatctctgttttcttcattttcaatcatgtcgccgtccatactactagtgctaacgttaccgccatcaagctgcaattatttgccgcaaatgaatgcagaatgcgaccgaatctgtcgagtcgtcttgtattggtgcgttacatgcaacgtagcctacagtatattcccatccaattagattgaattcggtattgatcacgtgaaaaataataacggtaactccagtgaaattatttgaaacttgttagtgaggactagattaggaccgtatttaaagctgatgctggtttccaacttcgccaactttccaggtgtgtctgtaaaacacggacagagacaacttctctcttttgatgctttacaagcaacgtgaagcctagctaacaggtgaagaacacaaacaactaaatcactagctaacctactttaactgtgcaggaactatagaccaatacaacaacaggcttacatgaactgacaacataagttatacgacttacagttctcaaggacgcacacacaccatctcaactgattatcctccggacagcagtctctctttcttttttctcacttttttctgtggtGACGCGCCGCCCTCACAGTGTGAGGCGTGGCGTCCGCCGCTTattccgacattacgacctcttgtacaaaactaaagtaacgagccaatttttaaaatgtaaggagtagaaagtaccgatattcgtgttaaaatgtaaggagtaaaagtaaaaagtcggcacaaaaaaaaatagtaaagtaaagtagaaatatctgaaaaatctacttaagtacagtaacgaagtatttgtagttgtgtgtatgtgtgtgtgtatgtgtgtgtgtgtgtgtgcgcctccttcctctcttctccatGTTGGTTTGTCTTGGTTTTTTCAACTTCCTTGATTTTACTAATAAAGAGGAACTTAAGAAATTCTCTAGCATGcaagtcatttatacatttggGAGGATGGAGTCCATATCAGTACATTACAAGTTTAACATTAGGTACCACATAAGGCCATTGACCTCGCTGTCCCTGGCTGTACACCCAgatgttaaaggagaattccggtcaatttcaacacgtagctctgttgtttgtaaatttggagtgctggcagtagcgagaaaaacgaaaacaatcggtgtttctgtcagattcactgtgttcactcggaaggaatcacttcacatgggtaaCTTCTCGAACATCTGCTCTTGACTGATTGCATCAAGATATATTACGTTCTGAAAGGGAttagggagaaaaaaatgatgTTAGGTTTCTGAAGGAAGGATGGGAGGAGCTTGTAGCAAaattatctatatctatctatctatctatctatctatctatctatctatctgcctGCCTATccataaattgcaggaacgtctttctgtctgtgtgtgtgggtgttaagcgcatatctctTGAACcattagtccgatggatttcaaacttgacaggtgtcttgctacggggaCGAGTAAGTGCACAGCCAAGATATTGTATGGATTAGAAATGccaaagatatcgttaaatatatatcggtaaaatgagcacacattggcttttgccgctctagccgctggcccctccccctctcacactgaggaccagagacagagagcagcagagctttggcagctgaaatgtgacatacacctcagacccacaaaaatgtgcaaagtaccactactttggactgtctttgactttgaataaacaaacgacaattcccgaTTTTAAAGACAtatcagaatcccacacatgcaaggcacaaccagctacaacaagtgcagacagagcgtgatgtcacttataggcaggctatctATCTTCTAAAGCAATACGTATCTGTATATATTgacgcttttccattacatggtacctgctcgactcgccttttttggttttccattacgaaaaaaagtacctggtacctgctaacaggtactttttttagtaccacctcagtcgaggttccaagcgagctgaggcgagccgaaacggtgacgtgaaaacctgcaggctgctgattggtcggaaagaatcgtcactgatcactgcattgctagcgacagacggcatttttaaatagtttagccagcggtgtttttttgctgccggaggctccacgcagactTTCCGTGCGCTACGCGTAAGGGCCTGacgtttatacttgtgcgctggtgtgtgcatgtgtgatgtgtgtgtgtgtcgagtcgccttatgtgtgtgtgtggggagctggtgagcgagggagaagtgagagagtgacggcgattatctccgcagcgagtagcgactctagagtcatatatatgtgagagaaactaagtgtctcccctgttctttctgaccacggtgggaaatctggagcagtaaacgttaactatctctttgatatcatgttgtaccgagacggagaaccaggaaatgagtcggggataTGTCAATGGGAAAAGCAAgctactaagccacgcccacggcagtcgctatgacgaccagccacgctgaggcggtactaaaatctgcaatggaaaacggacgcacagcgcgtcgaggcgagtagagtcgagtaggtaccatgtaatggaaaaacgccataagtgTGTCCGTGTTTtggggggaaggtaacctgcacatccGCAGATATGCAGAACACTTTAGAAcagcgggggtggggggggactcttttcctgctattgtattaactTGCTGTGAGCTGACAGACCATAACGTAGCCTAATCttggagattattccttcagatAGCGGTGCaaaatctcagagttgaacCAGGCAGATACATAAATTTTCATCAGACTAACCttgggtcgggttaattaaaTCGCCAAAATAACTCGAATGTCAGGGACCAAGCAGTAAGACAATTAGGAAAACAGgagtttgttgaaaaagtgggGTTTTATTTACCCCAAAATGCACAAAACAATATAAGACCAAGAACTTGATATATAAACCTCTAAAATAGGTCAACTCAATATAACTTAAACCAAAAACaactctgctgaaatgttaaattcatTAACGATTCGACACAAGAcaacacagtctctctctctctctctctctctctctctctctctctctctctctctctctgcacacacacacggtccggGTCTGGTGGGTGATGAacacagatatgtgctgattagcgcTCATAACAGGCcgggtgggtagcgcactgccatgagtccatgaagctaatgtctgattactgtCTATTTTGTGAtcacattctgaatctgcagcgttctctgtcatgtaaatacagtagtacaaCGTCtccctctgatgtagaagtagcctacactgtaactcagtagtaggctatacagtggagttgcatatgaagtggtttggggtccgtctgtaagtcattttggggtacaatttggtttcgatgaattctacaagcagcaattccacaggccaagcaatagtaaatacaaaaaatacaaactgcTACGTAACAAGAATCTAACTTTCTCTTTTCCAACATTGTCTTGAAGGTTCCTGCCCTCCTGGTTGGACTCTGTTCAGATCTCGCTGTTTCAGCTTCAACATCCAGAAAAAGAGTTGGACCGATGCAGAGGTACAGCAGTTTTATCGAGActgttctgacctatatttaggtttctaCTGGCGGTGTCCTATAGTGGCCATAGTAGTTATGACAGGagcaataaataaatcactttacttcctgttttgctgccgtcataactactacggccaTTAGAGGGCAACGCCACTATAAACCTAAATATGAGTcctaattgctgcttgaacaaatgaCTTATGGGACTGTTTTttaggggaggacagtctctaaaagtatttattctttgttacagtaaaagtcctgtattgTCCAAAGGTATGTCAGTATAAAAATGAGATGTCCTGAGATCGCATCTGTTAAAAATGTGATtaggtttatgtttttttcttaaatgtttttaacCTATTATATTGTCTCCATTAGACCTTCTGCAAGGCCGCCGGTGGGAATCTGGCTTCAGTCCACTCAGAAGAGGAATATAAATTCCTCAAAACCTACATTAACCAAGTGACCGGTGACATCGAACGGACCTGGATCGGAGGCTTTGACTCAGTGCAGGTAAGACTTTTTATCatcacaggaagtgatgtcactcgTCTCTAAAGGTATGGAGGAAATGAAATTTgatgaaagaaataaagaacagaaagaggaaatgtactcttaataaaacaacaacaaaaaaggaggATCCTCTTTTGATTTTACTTTGAACCAATCTTTCTCCTCCAGCCGGGCGTGTGGATGTGGTCTGATGGATCCATATTCGACTACAAAAGCTGGGGTCCCGGGCAGCCTGACAACGCCGGCGGAGTTGAGCACTGTCTTGAGAACTATCagggtaaaaaacaacaatatatgAAACATCTtgtcttttaaataaacatgatgATGCAACAATGACCTCCAAACTTATAGCAGGTGGTCACATGTTGCAGTCTGAAAGATAAAATCTCTGGAAACTCTCTCTACAGGCAAATGGAATGACAATTCGTGTCCCAAAACACAACCTTTCCTGTGCTCCATGAACCTGTGAGGCCTCCCGCCATCATGATCTCACTACAGCTCATCTATAATCTCTATCATTGATTCACTTTCAGTTTGTTCTGCAGACAGAAACAGCTctccgctgacagactcacttTCACTTGTTTATTATCTGAAGAGTTAGGAAACGGTTCACATTTGAGTTTTAACATTAGAAGGAAACTGACTCTCTGAGCTGGACAAAAACATAATCAGTTATTGGACTTTTAATCTAGTAAAGaacacaaaatgaaatacagaaaacatttgaatactCTGACATCTTTTCCATTTTAGTTTATTACTGAATATTGTGCGTTATAAACAACATCCACTAATCTcataaaataaaacttaaacaCTCATTTGATTTCTCTCTGAGAGTTAATGTTCTGATCGATACAACTCTCGTCTGTACACTAAATATGAAGTTCCCTTCGAGCAgacgttagcttagcttagcattaagactggaaacagggaggaacagctagcatggctctgTCTAAAGGTAACAACATCTACCTACTAGACATGAGTGATGACGATCTTctcatccaaaatgtccaaatagAAAATCCAAATTTTGTCAGAACATTCTGTGATACAAGAGGAGTTTCTGGTGTGTTGGGTTCTTTATTCATCTGTTTTCCTTCACTTTATAATCAAtaagcattaaaaaataaaatacatattgtCACAAACAGTGTCTGGTCCTGACGTATTGACTCTTGTTTTCTCTAAAGggtcaaatagttatataattgtgaataatatgtaattgtttttcttaaataattacaattaaaacaaggttaaaggtgccctgccacacgtatttcattattttgtggtaatgtctgaagttctaccatggactctgtaaacTTGGTTActttgtttcaagccattctagcgcggtATAGAAATCCTGCAGGaagatttgtgccagttctcattaatattcaacgagctaagctgcttgactgcttttctttttacaattttcgTCTTctatttcaccactaaattcacttcctagactttttttatgtgagaaattaactgtgtagagttttAATATTGAGTTTGAATATggtttttacaaaaatgtatgaccAATTTCACATTTTCTCTGGTGTTGAGAAGCTCCAGTCTGACAtgacagccagctggtggcggccGGGATCGTTTCCCTGCCAGCCGGGCAGTCTGTCAGCTGGAAGTCTATAAGGTGCCTTTcttttcagaccctcccaccagcctttgggccaagTCCAAATTGAAAAGCCTTAATGTTAAATCGAAAAGAAAaggtgaatcttaaaatgtcaaatggAAATTgtca
This window encodes:
- the LOC120570551 gene encoding galactose-specific lectin nattectin-like, encoding MASGFPFALLLCLSIGLLAPSCYGQTSCPGSCPPGWTLFRSRCFSFNIQKKSWTDAETFCKAAGGNLASVHSEEEYKFLKTYINQVTGDIERTWIGGFDSVQPGVWMWSDGSIFDYKSWGPGQPDNAGGVEHCLENYQGKWNDNSCPKTQPFLCSMNL